From the genome of Pseudomonas migulae:
AGGCTGATGCTCGGGAAGAACGCTGCCCGTGCCGCGCCGATGTTGGCGTTGGCCGCTTTCAGGTTGTATTCGGCCTGGAGGATGTCCGGACGACGTTGCAGCAAGTCTGACGGCAGGCCGGGCGGTACGTCGCTCAGCAGGTCGTCAGACAGCGGCTTGGCTTCTTGCAGATTGGCCGGGATGCCGGTGCCGAGCAGCAGCACCAGGCTGTTTTCATCCTGGGCAACCTGACGCGTGTAACGAGCCAGTTGCGCGCGGGCGTTTTCCACCGAGGTACGCGACTGCGCCAGATCCAGTGCGGAAGCTACGCCCACTTCGTTGCTGCGGGAGGTGAGCTTGTAGCTCTCCTCGAACGCACCGAGGGTGTCCTGAGTCAGTTTGCGCAGCTCTTTGTCAGCCTGCCAGGTCAGGTAGGCATTCGCCACGCTGGCCACCAGGCTGATTTGCGTGCTGCGACGGCCTTCTTCAGTGGCGAAGTACTGCTGCAGCGCTTCTTCGCTCAGGCTGCGAACCCGACCGAACAGGTCGAGTTCATAAGCACTGATGCCGACGGTGGCGGAGTAGGAACTGGTGATCCCTGCCTGGCCCGTTTGCGAAGCATCCGCCGGAACCCGCTGGCGGGTGCCGGTGCCATTGGCTGAAATGGCCGGGTACAGGTCCGCACGCTGGATGCGGTACTGCGCCGCGAACGCGTCGATGTTCAGCGCCGCGACACGCAGGTCACGGTTGTTTTCCAGGGCGACCTGGATCAGCTGTTGCAATGCCGGGTCATGGAAAAACTGCTTCCAGCCCTGTTCGGCAGCGGCCTGTGCAGGCGCCTGGGCCGGCGAATACGCCGGACCTTGTGGGTACTGCGCTGCCACCGGTGCTTCAGGCTGCTGATAATCGGGTATCAGCGAGCAGCCGCTCAGCACGAAGGCCGCGACTGCGATGGAGAGTAGCGACTTGCTCATTGGCCAGCCTCTTTAGAAGGTTCAATAGCGTCGTCCTGATCGGCGGTTTTGCGCTGACCCATGGCCGACACGGTGACGAAGAACAGTGGGACCCAGAAGATCGCCAGGACCGTGGCGGTGATCATACCGCCAATAACGCCCGTACCGATCGCATGCTGGCTGCCCGAACCGGCGCCCGTGGAAATCGCCAGGGGTACCACGCCGAGGACGAAGGCGAGCGAGGTCATGATGATCGGTCGCAGACGCATCCGGCACGCCTCGATCGCCGCGTCGCGCAGGCTGCGCCCTTGCTCATGCAGTTCCTTGGCGAACTCGACGATCAGAATGGCGTTTTTCGCCGCCAGACCGATGGTTGTCAAGAGGCCCACCTGGAAGTACACGTCGTTGGACAGGCCGCGCAGACTGGTCGCCAGCAGCGCACCGATGATCCCCAGCGGCACCACCAGCATCACCGCGATCGGAATCGACCAGCTTTCATAGAGCGCCGCCAGACACAGGAACACCATCAGCAACGACAAGGCGTACAACGCCGGAGCTTGCGAGCCCGACAGACGTTCCTCGTACGACAGACCGGTCCAGGAAATACCGACACCCGCCGGCAGTTTCAAGGCGAGGGCTTCGACTTCGGCCATCGCTTCACCGGTGGAATAACCCGGTGCAGGGGAACCGAGGATTTCCACCGCTTCCACGCCGTTGTAACGGGCCAGTTTCGGCGAACCGTAGATCCACTCACCCTTGGCGAACGCGGTGAACGGAACCATGGTGCCGGCGCTGTTGCGCACGTACCACTTCTTCAGGTCTTCGGGGCTCATGCGCGCACCCGGCTGGCCTTGCACGTAAACCTTCTTCACCCGACCACGGTCGATGAAGTCGTTCACATAGCTACTGCCCAGGGCAATCGACAGGGTGTTGTTGATGTCGGCGATGGTAATGCCCAGCGCGCTGGCCTTTTCGTCGTCGATTTCCAACTGGTATTGCGGCTCGTCGTTCAGACCGTTCGGGCGCACTTGGGTCAGCACTTTGCTTTGCGCCGCCATGCCGAGGAACTGGTTACGGGCAGCCATCAGCTTTTCGTGACCGATACCGGCGCGGTCCTGCAGGAACACGTCGAAACCGGTGGCGTTACCCAGTTCCAGTACTGCGGGTGGCGCGAACGCAAACACCATGGCGTCACGGAAGGTGAAGAAGTGCTGTTGGGCACGGGCCGCGACTTTGAACACGTTGTTGTCGGCGTTACGTTCATCCCACGGTTTCATCATGATGAACGCCATGCCCGAACTCTGGCCACGGCCGGCGAAGTTGAAGCCGGTCACGGTAAACACCGAGTTCACCGCATCGCCTTCACCGCCATCCTTGCTCGGACGCAGCAGGTATTCACGCATCTGGTCCACGACCACTTGGGTGCGCTGGGCCGTCGAACCGGCGGGGGTCTGCACCTGGGCGAACAGTACACCCTGGTCTTCTTCCGGCAGGAACGCCGTTGGAATGCGGGTGAACAGCCAGATCATGCCGACCACGATGATGAGGTACGCCAGCAGGTACGGCGCCTTGTGCGTAAGCATGTTGCCCACGCCTCGCTCGTAGCTGCGTACGCCACGGTCGAAATTGCGGTTGAACCAACCGAAGAAGCCGCGTTTCGGTGTGCCGTGCTCGCCTTTCGGAATCGCCTTGAGCATGGTGGCGCAGAGTGCCGGCGTGAAGATCAGTGCGACCAACACGGACAGCGCCATGGCCGAAACGATGGTGATCGAGAACTGCTTGTAGATCACACCAGTGGAGCCACTGAAGAACGCCATCGGCAGCAGTACCGCCGACAGCACCAGCGCAATACCCACCAGCGCACCCTGGATCTGCCCCATGGATTTCTTGGTGGCCTCCTTGGGTGACAGGCCTTCTTCGCTCATGACCCGCTCGACGTTTTCCACCACCACGATGGCATCGTCCACCAGCAAGCCGATGGCCAGCACCATACCGAACATGGTCAGGGTGTTGATGCTGAAACCGAATGCCGCCAGGATCCCGAACGTACCCAGCAATACCACCGGCACCGTCATCGTGGTGATGACCGTGGCGCGGAAGTTTTGCAGGAACAGGAACATCACCAGGAACACCAGCACGATCGCTTCGACCAGAGTTTCAACCACACCCTTGATCGACTCGGTCACCACTGGAGTGGTGTCGTAAGGGAATACCACTTCCATACCTTGCGGGAAGAATGGCTTGAGGCTGTCGATGGTCTTGCGCAGGGCTTTCGCCGTGTCGAGTGCGTTGGCACCGTTCGCCAGTTTCACCGCGAGGCCGGAAGCCGGGGCGCCGTTGAACTGGGCGTTGATGCTGTAGTTCTCGCCACCCAGACCGACATCGGCGACATCTCTCAAGCGAACCTGGGAGCCGTCCTTGTTGACTTTGAGCAGGATTTTATTGAATTGCTCAGCGGTCTGCAGGCGGGTCTTGCCGATGATCGTCGCGTTCAACTGAGTGCCGGGCAGGGCAGGCAGGCCGCCGAGCTGGCCGGACGAAACCTGGACGTTTTGCGCGGCGATGGCGGTCTTGACGTCGATCGGGGTCAGGTTGAAGTTGTTCAACTTGGCCGGGTCGAGCCAGATACGCATGGCGTACTGGGAACCGAACACCTGGAAGTCGCCCACGCCGGCTGTCCGCGAGATCGGATCCTGCATGTTGGACACGATGTAGTTCGACAGGTCGTCCTTGGTCATGCTGCCGTCACGCGAGACCACGCCGATCACCAGCAGGAAGTTCTTCACCGCCTTGGTGACGCGGATACCTTGCTGCTGTACTTCTTGCGGCAACAGCGGGGTGGCCAGGTTCAGTTTGTTCTGGACCTGAACCTGCGCGGTATCGGAGTTGGTGCCTTGCTCGAAGGTCGCAGTGATCGTCATGGTGCCGTCAGAGTTACTTTCCGAGGACACATAACGCAGGTTGTCGATACCGTTGAGCTGCTGTTCGATCACCTGTACCACGGTGTCTTGCACGGTTTGCGCGGAAGCGCCCGGGTACGCCACGGAAATGGCGATCGCCGGAGGTGCAATGCTCGGGTACTGGTTGATCGGCAACTTGAGGATCGATAGAGCCCCGACCAGCATGATCACCAGGGCAATTACCCAGGCGAAAATCGGACGGTCGATAAAAAATTTCGACATGGTTTACTCCCCTTTGCCGCTGGAAGCCTTGCTAGCTGCCTGTGCGGGGGCCGGGTTCTTTGCGCCAACGTTAGTCGCCTCACTGGCCTTGACTTCAATGCCGGGTTTGACGAATTGCAGTCCTTCGGTGATCAGGCGATCGCCGGCCTTCAGGCCGTCCTCGATCAGCCACTGGCTGCCGACAGTGCGGCTGGCCTTGAGCTGACGCAGTTCGACCTTGTTGTCCGGACCGACGACCAGCGCGGTCGGGGAGCCTTTGAGGTCGCGGGTCACACCTTGTTGCGGCGCCAGGATCGCGGCGGCGTTGACGCCGGCCTGAAGCTGGGCGTGAACGAACATGCCGGGCAGCAGAGTGTGATCCGGGTTCGGGAACACCGCACGCAAGGTCACAGAGCCGGTGGTCTGGTCAACCGAGACTTCGGAGAACTCGAGCTTGCCGTCCAGCTTGTACTGGCTGCCGTCTTCGAGGGTCAGCTTGACTGCGGCCGAGTTGTCGCCGGCCTTTTGCAGGCGCCCGCTTTCCAGTTCGCGGCGCAGTTCAAGCAGCTCCACGGAAGACTGGGTGACGTCGACGTAGATCGGGTCGAGTTGCTGGATCACCGCCATGGCATCGGCCTGGCCACTGGTGACCAGTGCGCCTTCGGTCACGCTGGAACGGCCGATACGGCCCGAAATGGGCGCATAGACCTTGGTGTAGCGCACATTGATCTGGGCGCTTTGCAGGGCGGCTTCCGATTGCAGGCGGTTGGCCAGGGCGGTGTCGTATTCCTGACGGCTCACGGCCTGTTCGTTGACCAGTTGCTTGTAGCGATCGGAGATCGATTTGGTCTGTTGCAGATTGGCTTCGGCGCTTTTCAGCGTGGCTTCATAAACGGCTGGATCGATCTGATACAGCTGCTGGCCGGCCTTGACGTCGCCGCCTTCCTTGAACAGACGCTTGAGAATGATGCCGTTGACCTGAGGACGAACTTCGGCAATGCGATAGGCGCTGGTGCGGCCTGGCAGTTCGGACGTCAGGGTGAAGGCTTGAGATTGCAGGGTTACAACGCCGACCTGAGGGGGTGGCGGGGCCGGCGCCGCTTCTTCCTTTTTGCATCCGCTGAGCAGCGATGCCAAGGCGACGGCAGTGACCAGAGCGGTAACAGCTGGCTTGAATTGCATGAAAATCCTCGGGTCAGGCGCGCAAATTGCGCACAAGAAATGTGGAAGGGTAAAAAATGTGCGCTGAGTGGATAAGTAGCTTGCTAAGGAATATACTTACGTTCATGGTTGTTTGTAAATACCTTGGCTGCGTACCCACATCGTTACAAAAGCCGTTTCAAAGGTTCGAATTGTAGGCCGGGGACGACACCCAAGAGCGTTCGCCCCACTTTTATTCAGCGGATGTTCAGGCATCGCTGATGCACCCTGATTGAGGTTGTACTGCCATGGTCCGTCGTACCAAAGAGGAAGCTCAAGAAACCCGTAGCCAGATACTCGAAGCGGCAGAGAAAGCCTTTTACGAACGGGGCGTAGCGCGCACGACACTGGCGGACATCGCGACCCTGGCGGGCGTCACGCGCGGGGCCATCTACTGGCATTTCAGTAACAAGGCGGATCTGGTGCAGGCCATGCTCGACACCTTGCATGAGCCGCTGGACGAAATGGCCAAGGCCAGTGAAAGCGAAGATGAACTCGACCCGTTGGGTTGCATGCGCAAGCTGCTGATTCATTTGTTTCATCAAGTTGCCCTGGACCCGAAAACCCGCCGCATCAATGAGATTTTGTTTCACAAGTGCGAATTCACCGATGAAATGTGCGATCTGCGCCAGCAGCGCCGAGAGGTCAGCCTCGATTGCAATGTGCGAATCGCCCTGGCCCTTACCAATGCGGTGAATCGGGGGCAGTTGCCGGACAATCTCGACACGGCCCGCGCGGCCATCAGCCTGCATGCCTACATTGACGGCATCCTGTACCAGTGGCTATTGGCGCCCGACAGTTTTCAACTGCACACCGAAGCCGAGCGTTGGGTCGATACAGGGTTGGAGATGCTGCGTTTCAGTCCCAGCCTGCGCAAATGAAACAAAATGCGTAATTGGATCCGCTTGTGTCAACCGTTGAAGCCGCAGATGAACGGTTCTTCACGCGCTCTATGGCAATGGGGTGCTTTTATATACGCCCGTTCGTTTGGTTGACAGGTCGCAAGCCCAGTATTTTGTAGGAATTTTGTGTCTAGTCTGTGAGCGGATGTGCATATCGGCGTCAGGTAATAAAAAAGCCCCAGCTCTTTCGAGTCGGGGCTTTTGCGTTTCAAGGAGGACGGTTACATCACCGGGTAGTCGATGTAGCCCACCGGGCCTTTGGCATAAAACAATTCCGGACGCGCTTCGTTCAGCGGTGCATCGGCCTTCAAGCGTGCCGGCAAGTCCGGGTTGGCAATGAACGGCACGCCGAAGGCGACCGCATCAGCCTTGCCGCTCGCCAGCCAGGCATTGGCGCTGTCCTTGGTGAAGCGTTCGTTGACGATGTAGGGGCCGCCGAACGCTTCTTTCAATTGTGGACCGAGGCTGTCGCCCGCTTCTTTTTCGCGGGAGCAGATGAACGCGATGCCACGTTTGCCCAGTTCGCGAGCGACGTAGGTGAAGGTTTCGGCCAGGTTGTCGTCACCCATGTCATGGGAGTCGGCGCGGGGTGCCAGGTGCACACCGACACGGCCGGCGCCCCAGACTTCAATCGCTGCGTCGGTCACTTCCAGCAACAGGCGCGCACGGTTTTCCAGGGAGCCGCCGTAGTGGTCGGTGCGCTGGTTGGTGCTGCTTTGCAGGAACTGGTCGAGCAGGTAACCGTTGGCGCCGTGGATTTCCACGCCGTCAAAACCGGCCGCCTTGGCGTTCTCTGCACCGGTGCGATAGGCGTCGACGATGTCGGCGATTTCAGCGGTTTCCAGAGCGCGCGGCGTTGGGTAGTCGGCCAGTGGACGAACCAGGCTGACGTGACCTTTTGGCTGGATGGCACTCGGTGCGACCGGTGCTTCACCGTTCAGGTACGACTCGTGGGACACCCGGCCAACGTGCCACAGCTGCAGGAAAATCTTGCCGCCCGCGCCATGGATCGCTTTGGTGATGTTGGACCAGCCACGCACCTGGTCGTTGGACCAGATACCCGGGGTGTCCGGGTAGCCGACGCCCATCGGCGTGACCGAGGTGGCTTCGCTGAGGATCAGGCCAGCGGAGGCGCGCTGCACGTAGTACTCGGCCATCAGCGCGTTCGGCACACGGCCTTCGTCGGCGCGGCAGCGGGTCAGTGGCGCCATGATGATGCGGTTGGCCAACTCGAGGTCGCCCAGTTTGATCGGATCGAAAATCGTCGTCATTTAATACAACCCTCGTGAGGTATCAGTGAGTAGCAGGGGCCAGTTCGGGATTACCGCTCTGACGGAAAGTAATCAGGGTCACCAGCAGGGCGAGTACCGCCAGTGCGGCGGCCGCGAGAGGCACGCTGGTCAGGCCGTAGCCGTGGGCAATGACGCTGCCGCCGACCCAGGCGCCGAGTGCGTTGCCGACGTTGAATGCGCCGATGTTCAGGGTCGACACCAGGTTCGGTGCGGCCTTGCCGTAGGTCACCACGTTCACTTGCAGGGCCGGCACGGCGGCGAAGCACGCGGTGGCCCAGAGGAACAGGGTGATTTCGGTCGGGATCAACGCGACGCTGGTCCAGGTCAGCACAGTGGAGACCACCGCCATGCTGATGAACACGCCGATCAGCGTCGCCGCCAGGCCTTTGTCAGCCAGTTTGCCGCCGATGATGTTGCCGACGGTCAGGCCCAGGCCGATGAGCATCAGGGTCCAGGTCACACCGCGTGGCGAGACGCCGGTCACTTCGCCCAACAGCGGTGCGACGTAGGTGAACAAGGTGAAGACCGATGCCGCGAACAATGCCGTCATGCTCAACGACAGCCAGATGCCGGCGCCTTTGAGGGCACGCAGTTCGGCGCGCATGTCGAGTTTTTCTTCGTCGCGCTTGGCCGGCAGGAAACGGATCAGGCCAATCAGGGCGATAACACCGATCACGGTCACGGCCCAGAAGGTCGAGCGCCAGCCGGCTTGTTGACCGAGCGCGGTGCCCAGTGGCACGCCGAGCACGTTGGCCAGGGTCAGGCCGGTGAACATCAGGGCCACGGCCGAAGCGCGTTTGTTGGCCGGGACCAGGCCCGCCGCTACCACCGAACCGATGCCGAAGAAGGCGCCGTGGCACAGGGCAGTCACCACCCGGGCAAACATCAGCACGTTGTAGTCACTGGCCACGGCACACAGCAGATTGCCGATGATGAAGATGCCCATCAACGCTACCAGTGCGGCCTTGCGCGGCAACTTCGCGGTGGCCAGTGCCATGAACGGCGCACCGATGGCCACGCCGAGGGCGTAACCGGTCACCAGCCAGCCGGCGCCGGGGATCGACACACCGAGGTCGGCCGCCACATCGGGCAGCAGGCCCATGATGACGAACTCGGTGGTGCCGATGGCGAAGGCGCTCAAGGCCAGTATGAGGAGCGAGAGGGGCATTGTTTAATTCCTTGTCGGAGCGCTGAGCTCCTTGACGATGGCGTCGAGGAACGCCTGGATAACGTCTTCGTTGCGTTTGAAGAAGTGCCATTGACCGGCTTTCTGGCTGCTGATCAGTCCCGCACGTTGCAAGGTCGCCAAATGCGCGGACACGGTCGACTGCGACAGGCCGCAGCGTTGATCGATCTGCCCGGCGCAAATGCCGTACTCATGGTTGTGGATCTGTTCCGGGAACTGGGATTTGGGATCTTTAAGCCAGGTCAGGATGTCTCGCCGTACTGGGTGTGCCAGGGCTTTTATTATTTCGTCGAGGTCGAGGTTCATTGGCTTGGGGCTCATGATGAGTAAAACGCTATATCGCGATGGGGCGAAATTTAAATCGTTGCTTCGCGATATACCAATATGATTTCGGTCTGACGACCGCGTAAATCGGTATATCGGGTTATAACGATATGTGGGGCGCAGTGTTAAGCTGCGGGGCATGAACTATCTCGCACATCTTCACCTCGGTGGCCAGCGTCCCGGTCAATTGCTCGGCAGTCTGTATGGCGATTTCGTCAAAGGGCGGCTGCAAGGGCAGTTCGAACCGGAGATCGAGGCGGCCATACAGTTGCATCGCAGCATCGACGTGTTTACCGACCGCCATCCGTTGGTGGACGTGGCGCTGTCGCGGTTTTCCCTGACCCGCCGGCGTTACGCCGGGATCGTGCTGGATGTGTTTTTCGATCATTGCCTGGCGCGTGACTGGACGCAGTACGCGGATCTGCCGTTGCAGCAGTTCACGTCGGATGTGTACCGGGTGCTGTCCGCCGAGCGGCAGTTGCCGGAGCGGTTGGCGAGGATCGCACCGCACATGATGGCGAATGACTGGTTGGGTTCTTACCGGGAGTTCGACGTGCTGGAGCAGGTTTTGCGGGGGATTTCGCGGCGATTGACCAAGCCTGAGGAACTGGCGGCGGCGATGCAGGAGCTGCGGGTGTTGTATGAGCCGTTGAGTGAGGATTTCAGGTTGTTCTATCCCCAGTTGCAGACGTTCGCCCAAACAAAACAGATCTAATGTGGGAGCGGGCTTGCTCGCGAAAGCGGTGTGTCAGCCACCATCGATGCCGGCTGACACACCGCTTTCGCGAGCAAGCCCGCTTGTATGTTTAGACTTGAAGGGGTGGGCGGGACTAAAGCCTAGCTTCTGACTCTGACCAGTACAGACCGTGGGAGACTTCGTCCCGCCCCTTCACCTAATGCGCCGATAAGGAATGCATCGGCCTAGACCGACGATAGAAACAAGCCAGCGCAACGGTGAACCCCGACAAGTCTTTAAACCCTAGCTCGGAGGGCGTGCCATGACAATTCATGTTTCGCAGGTGGTCGTTGGTGTGGATGTCGCGAAGGACGAGATCGTTGTTTATCGATCCGATCTGGAGCAAGTCTTGATTGTTTCGAACGAGCGATCGACCCTTAAGAAGTGGCTCAAGGCGCTGCCCGCAAACAGCGCCATTGCCCTCGAAGCCACCAACACCTATCACCTCGATACGACAGAGATGGCCCATGAAATGGGTCATGACGTTTACGTTATCGATGGCAGCCGTCTTAATCGATACCGCGAAGGGATAGGTATTCGGGCTAAAACAGATGCCCTGGATGCAGCGTTGCTGGCTCGTTACTTGAGTAAAGAGTCCGACAAGTTGAGGATTTGGAGTCCGCCTCCAAAGGCCTACACACAACTCAAAAGCTTGCTGCGTCGTCGGGCCGAGCTTGTTCGGCATCGTGTGGCCATCAAACAAAGCTGGAAGGACGAACCGTTGCTCGAAGAGGCATTGGCCGACTATCTGGCATGCCTTGAGCAGATTGAAAAAAACATACAGAAAGTGCTGAAGAGCATTGTCAGCGAAGCTGACATGGACGCGCAGGTAAAACGCTGCCAAGCGGTTGAGGGTGTAGGCGTCCTGACGGCTACAGCTGCAGTCACCGCCTTTATGCGTGGAGATTTTTCCGACAGCGATGGCTACATTGCCTTTCTAGGAATGGATCCGCGAGTCAGACAATCGGGAAAGAAGGATCAGAAACGATACTTATCCAAACGAGGCGATTCGGAGTTCCGGCGCTTATTTCATAACAGCGCCATGGCCGCGAGTCGCTCTCCAGCCTGGAAACCTTACTATCAAAGCTATCTGGCAAGAGGCATGAAGGGCACTCAAGCCTTGGTAATACTTGCCCGTAAGCTGGCCAGAGTACTGTTTGCCTTGATGAAAAATCAAAGCGAGTACAAGCCAAGTTCTATGTTTGGGGGTTGCCCCCAAACATAGAATCTCCCACAGGGGATGTGTGTTTAAGCAGCGATAGCTGGGCGCATCGGAACCTGCTGTTTCTCCGGAATCGCCCCAAACAACGCCTTCTGCACCGCCTGCTGCGCTTCAAACGCCAGCGCCGCACGCTCGCGACCTTCGCAAGCGATCGGCTTGAGCAGATGAACCTCCACATCACCCCGGTCATTGGCAAACAACCGCATCAGGTGCGAAAGCAAATCATCGTCACCAATGAACGGCGCCAGGGAATCCACCTCACCCTCACGCAGATAACGAATCGCCACCGGTTGCAGTTTCACTTGCGAATCAATCGCCGCTGACAGCAAGCGACCATGAAAGGTGCGCAACGAACGGCCATCGGTGGTGGTGCCTTCCGGGAACATCAACAGCGGATGGGCCTGCTCCAGATGACGGGTCATCTGTTTGCGGATCAACTGGCTGTCGCCCGAACCGCGACGGATAAACAGGCTGCCGGCCTTGGCCGCCAACCAGCCTGCCACCGGCCAGGTGCGCACTTCGGCTTTGGACAGAAACGACAGCGGCGTCAGCATGCCCAGCAGCGGGATGTCGGTCCAGGACACATGGTTGCTGACCCAGAGCATCGGCGTCTTCGGTAATTCACCGTGGACGGTCACGCGAAAGGGCAGGGCATTCGCCAGACGCGCCATGAAAAATCGCGACCAGCGCTGGCGGCGGACCATCGAATGAGCGATGCCCAAACGTTCGAACAGCCCGAACACGCTGGCCATGCTCAGCCCCAGCGTCACCACGAACAACACTCGCGCAATCCGCGCGTACACCCGCAAGCGGCTCATTACACAGCCGCCTTGAAGTGCTTGGCGTAGCGCGGGCAGAGTTCATCGCGCTTGAGCAGGATGAACACGTCGGCGACCTGGAAGTCTTCGTCCCAGCACGGCTCGCCGCAGATCTTCGCACCGAGGCGCATGTAGGCCTTGAGCAGCGGCGGCATTTCCGCGATGACGTTGGACGGGATGTCCAACACCGGCAACGGTTTTTTCGGCTCGGCACGCAGGTGTTCGGTGCACAGGTAACGTTCGCGCAGGCGCTGCATGATCGCGTGGGCCTGAATGCCGCCGTCCTGCATCGGGATGCTCGCGCAACCCATCAAATAGCTGTAGCCGCCCTGATTCAAGACTTCGGCCAGTTCACCCCAGAGCACGGCGATGGTGCCGCCGTTGCGGTAGGCCGGGTCGACGCAGGTGCGACCGATTTCGAGGATCGGGCCTTTGAGGTGGACCAGGCCGTGCAGGCTGAATTCTTCTTCGCTGTAAAACTTGCCCAGGCTGCTGGCGGCCGTGTGGTCGAGCAAACGGGTGGTCGCCACCAGACG
Proteins encoded in this window:
- a CDS encoding IS110 family transposase, with protein sequence MTIHVSQVVVGVDVAKDEIVVYRSDLEQVLIVSNERSTLKKWLKALPANSAIALEATNTYHLDTTEMAHEMGHDVYVIDGSRLNRYREGIGIRAKTDALDAALLARYLSKESDKLRIWSPPPKAYTQLKSLLRRRAELVRHRVAIKQSWKDEPLLEEALADYLACLEQIEKNIQKVLKSIVSEADMDAQVKRCQAVEGVGVLTATAAVTAFMRGDFSDSDGYIAFLGMDPRVRQSGKKDQKRYLSKRGDSEFRRLFHNSAMAASRSPAWKPYYQSYLARGMKGTQALVILARKLARVLFALMKNQSEYKPSSMFGGCPQT
- the olsB gene encoding L-ornithine N(alpha)-acyltransferase; the encoded protein is MTQIARISDTGNERRLQAERLVGAEALQEAQALRFNVFSGEFNAKLKGAELGLDMDDYDVHCAHIGVRDLNTGRLVATTRLLDHTAASSLGKFYSEEEFSLHGLVHLKGPILEIGRTCVDPAYRNGGTIAVLWGELAEVLNQGGYSYLMGCASIPMQDGGIQAHAIMQRLRERYLCTEHLRAEPKKPLPVLDIPSNVIAEMPPLLKAYMRLGAKICGEPCWDEDFQVADVFILLKRDELCPRYAKHFKAAV
- a CDS encoding lysophospholipid acyltransferase family protein → MSRLRVYARIARVLFVVTLGLSMASVFGLFERLGIAHSMVRRQRWSRFFMARLANALPFRVTVHGELPKTPMLWVSNHVSWTDIPLLGMLTPLSFLSKAEVRTWPVAGWLAAKAGSLFIRRGSGDSQLIRKQMTRHLEQAHPLLMFPEGTTTDGRSLRTFHGRLLSAAIDSQVKLQPVAIRYLREGEVDSLAPFIGDDDLLSHLMRLFANDRGDVEVHLLKPIACEGRERAALAFEAQQAVQKALFGAIPEKQQVPMRPAIAA